One region of Olleya sp. Hel_I_94 genomic DNA includes:
- a CDS encoding patatin family protein: MKALVISGGGSKGAFAGGVAQHLIEQEGKKYDMFLGTSTGSLLIPHLATGNIGKLYDIYTHVNQNSIFSINPFVIKKKGDREYVSINYFNTALQFIKRKRTFGESKNLKKHIKEHFTKAEYDIIKATKEDVVVTVTNLSKNRVEYKSINDYSYEEFCEWVWISCNYIPFMSLAIKDGFEYADGGLGCVIPIREAILRGATEVDAIVLESENLEYNKVLGKNPFSLMINLFGHLLDQVEKGDIAIGKLAAKHRNVKLNLYYTPTKLTENSLIFNKKLMEEWWLQGYLYAQGKYDNHDEYSSTVPIP; encoded by the coding sequence TTGAAAGCATTAGTTATATCTGGAGGAGGAAGTAAAGGTGCATTTGCAGGTGGCGTTGCGCAACATTTAATAGAGCAGGAAGGTAAAAAGTACGATATGTTTTTGGGTACGTCTACTGGAAGTTTGTTGATTCCGCATTTAGCGACCGGAAACATTGGAAAGCTTTATGATATTTACACGCATGTTAATCAGAATTCTATTTTTAGTATAAATCCATTTGTGATTAAGAAAAAAGGAGACAGAGAATATGTATCGATTAACTATTTTAATACTGCTTTACAATTTATAAAAAGAAAACGAACCTTTGGCGAAAGTAAAAACTTAAAAAAACATATCAAGGAGCATTTTACTAAAGCCGAATATGATATTATCAAAGCCACTAAAGAAGATGTGGTTGTTACGGTTACAAACCTATCTAAAAACAGAGTAGAATATAAGTCTATTAACGATTACAGCTACGAGGAGTTTTGCGAGTGGGTTTGGATATCCTGTAATTATATACCGTTTATGTCTTTGGCTATAAAAGATGGTTTTGAGTATGCAGATGGTGGTTTAGGTTGTGTAATACCAATTAGGGAAGCTATTTTACGTGGTGCAACAGAAGTTGATGCTATTGTTTTAGAAAGTGAAAACTTAGAATACAATAAGGTGTTGGGTAAAAACCCGTTCTCGTTAATGATAAACTTGTTTGGTCACTTATTGGATCAAGTAGAAAAGGGAGATATTGCAATTGGTAAACTAGCAGCAAAACACAGAAATGTAAAGTTAAACTTATACTACACACCAACTAAGTTAACAGAAAACTCATTGATTTTTAATAAAAAATTAATGGAAGAGTGGTGGTTGCAAGGGTATTTATACGCGCAAGGTAAATATGATAATCATGATGAGTATAGCTCTACAGTGCCAATACCTTAA
- a CDS encoding FMN-binding glutamate synthase family protein: MDTLTNLISNISWWLWIIIVLVIIAIRDIFQKKHTISHNFPIVGHFRYMLEKIGPELRQYLVANNREELPFNRIERGWIYASAKKENNYEGFGTDRDIYAHQHIFINNAMMPYKVEANHPHAADMSFLPCAKVMGEYNKRKKPFRPGSVINVSAMSFGSLSAKAVESLNKGVKITGAYHNTGEGGLSPYHSHGGDVVFHFGTGYFGVRAADGGFSMDKMVKLVEDNPFIKAIEVKLSQGAKPGKGGVLPGAKITPQIAEIRGVEVGKDVLSPPNHKAFNNVPELVDFIEAIADKTGLPVGIKAAIGKLEQWEELADIMVKTGKGPDFITVDGGEGGTGAAPPSFADHVSLPWVYGFGDLYKLFQSKGLSERIVFIGSGKLGFPAKAAMAFAMGADCINVAREAMMSIGCIQAQVCHTNTCPSGVATQNKWLQNGIDPTLKSERLAQYFKTFRKEFIEITHAAGYEHPCQFKMTDIEVNVDDHNLSKELDSTYGYKKTVVPFNGIQSLKDCRYLGGKA; encoded by the coding sequence ATGGATACATTAACAAACCTGATTTCAAACATTTCTTGGTGGCTTTGGATTATAATAGTATTAGTTATAATAGCTATTAGAGACATTTTTCAAAAAAAGCATACGATAAGTCATAATTTTCCAATTGTTGGACATTTTAGGTATATGTTAGAAAAAATTGGACCAGAATTAAGACAATATCTTGTAGCTAATAACAGAGAGGAGCTTCCTTTTAATCGTATTGAACGTGGTTGGATTTATGCGTCTGCAAAAAAAGAAAATAACTACGAAGGTTTTGGTACAGACAGAGATATATACGCACATCAACATATATTTATTAATAACGCAATGATGCCTTATAAGGTAGAAGCTAATCATCCACACGCAGCAGACATGTCGTTTTTACCTTGTGCTAAAGTTATGGGCGAATATAATAAACGTAAAAAACCTTTTAGACCAGGTTCTGTCATTAATGTATCTGCGATGAGTTTTGGCTCGCTTTCCGCGAAAGCGGTTGAATCTTTAAACAAAGGTGTAAAAATTACTGGAGCTTACCATAATACTGGAGAAGGCGGTTTGTCTCCTTACCACAGTCATGGTGGAGACGTTGTGTTTCATTTTGGAACAGGATACTTTGGTGTACGTGCTGCGGATGGTGGATTCTCCATGGATAAAATGGTAAAATTAGTCGAAGACAATCCTTTTATTAAAGCTATTGAAGTAAAATTATCACAAGGTGCTAAACCAGGAAAAGGTGGTGTTTTACCAGGTGCAAAAATCACACCTCAAATTGCTGAAATCAGAGGTGTTGAAGTTGGTAAAGATGTGTTATCACCTCCTAACCACAAAGCGTTTAATAATGTCCCAGAATTAGTAGACTTTATAGAAGCTATTGCTGATAAAACTGGATTACCTGTTGGTATTAAAGCTGCTATTGGTAAATTAGAACAATGGGAAGAATTAGCTGATATCATGGTAAAAACTGGTAAAGGTCCAGATTTTATTACTGTTGATGGTGGCGAAGGCGGCACAGGTGCTGCTCCACCAAGTTTTGCAGATCATGTTAGCTTACCTTGGGTTTATGGTTTTGGAGATTTATATAAATTGTTTCAAAGTAAAGGATTAAGCGAGCGTATTGTATTTATTGGTAGTGGTAAATTAGGTTTTCCTGCTAAAGCTGCTATGGCATTTGCTATGGGAGCAGATTGTATAAATGTTGCTAGAGAAGCCATGATGAGTATTGGTTGTATCCAAGCACAAGTTTGTCATACCAATACCTGTCCAAGTGGTGTCGCAACACAAAATAAGTGGTTGCAAAACGGAATTGATCCAACGTTAAAATCAGAACGTTTAGCACAATATTTTAAAACCTTTAGAAAAGAATTTATCGAAATCACTCATGCTGCAGGTTATGAGCATCCATGCCAATTTAAAATGACAGATATTGAAGTTAATGTGGATGACCACAACTTATCTAAAGAACTAGACAGCACATATGGTTACAAAAAAACTGTGGTTCCGTTTAACGGAATACAAAGCTTAAAAGACTGTCGTTATCTAGGCGGAAAGGCTTAA
- a CDS encoding ATP-dependent helicase, translated as MEKYLSQLNEAQYAPTVQKEGPMIIIAGAGSGKTRVLTYRIAYLMNQGVDSFNILALTFTNKAAKEMKGRIAEIVGASEAKNLWMGTFHSVFAKILRFEGHHLGYPSNFTIYDTQDSQKLMGSIIREMGLDKDLYKTKQVYSRISSYKNSLITVKAYFNNPELMEADAMARRPKMGEIYQAYVERCFKAGAMDFDDLLLRTNELLTRFPSVLAQYQDKFRYILVDEYQDTNHSQYLIVRALADRFQNICVVGDDAQSIYAFRGANISNILNFQKDYEDVKMYRLEQNYRSTKNIVGAANSVIEHNQTKLDKIVWTANVDGPKVQVHRSLTDGDEGRFVASAIWETKMTDHVPNSDFAILYRTNSQSRAMEEALRKRSIPYRIYGGLSFYQRKEIKDVTAYLRLILNPSDEEALKRVINYPARGIGQTTIDRLMVAANESGKTIFGLLENIDSTDININGGTKNKLKDFVTLIKSYQVMNQTANAFDLAEYVTKTSGLIKEFNKDNTPEGVTRLENVEELLNGIKDFVEGQMEIADSKDDLAEFLEDIALATDLDGDKGDPDHVALMTIHSSKGLEFSNVFIVGLEEDLFPSAMSMNTRSELEEERRLFYVALTRAEKKAYLTYALSRYRWGKLVDSEPSRFIEEIDDQFLDIITPIEERRINPMLSADIFGDTPPNKVRFKKPMQPKLKKKDKSKPVNFEISAPKKLKKASEVKPSAEANLFDGDLAVGNRVKHLKFGRGDVLSIEGKGGDVKAEIDFEFGGKKKLLLRFAKLELIG; from the coding sequence TTGGAGAAATATTTAAGTCAGTTAAACGAAGCACAATACGCGCCAACAGTTCAAAAAGAAGGACCTATGATAATTATCGCAGGTGCAGGTTCTGGAAAAACACGTGTGCTAACCTATAGAATAGCCTATTTAATGAATCAAGGTGTAGACTCTTTCAACATCTTAGCATTAACCTTTACAAACAAAGCAGCCAAAGAAATGAAAGGCAGAATAGCCGAAATTGTAGGTGCAAGTGAGGCTAAAAACTTGTGGATGGGAACCTTTCACTCGGTTTTTGCAAAAATATTACGTTTTGAAGGTCACCATTTAGGTTATCCAAGTAATTTTACTATTTATGATACTCAAGATTCTCAAAAATTAATGGGTAGTATAATTAGAGAAATGGGTTTAGACAAAGACTTGTATAAAACCAAGCAAGTATACAGCAGGATTTCTTCTTACAAAAATAGTTTAATTACAGTCAAGGCATATTTTAATAATCCAGAATTAATGGAAGCTGATGCTATGGCTAGGCGTCCAAAAATGGGAGAAATCTATCAAGCTTATGTGGAGCGTTGCTTTAAAGCAGGAGCAATGGATTTTGATGATTTATTACTTCGTACTAACGAGCTGTTAACGCGTTTTCCTTCAGTTTTAGCGCAATATCAAGATAAGTTTAGATATATATTAGTGGATGAGTACCAAGATACAAACCACAGTCAATATTTAATTGTACGTGCTTTAGCAGATCGTTTTCAAAACATTTGTGTGGTAGGTGATGATGCACAAAGTATTTACGCCTTTAGAGGAGCAAACATTAGTAACATCTTAAATTTCCAAAAGGATTATGAAGATGTAAAAATGTACCGATTAGAACAAAATTACCGTTCTACAAAAAATATAGTTGGAGCAGCAAACTCTGTAATAGAGCATAACCAAACTAAATTAGATAAAATAGTTTGGACTGCAAATGTGGATGGACCTAAAGTGCAAGTGCATCGCAGTTTAACAGATGGTGACGAAGGTCGTTTTGTGGCTAGTGCCATTTGGGAGACAAAAATGACAGACCATGTGCCAAATAGTGATTTTGCGATTTTATATCGTACCAATTCACAATCACGTGCAATGGAGGAAGCTTTGCGTAAAAGAAGTATTCCGTATCGTATATATGGTGGTTTGTCTTTTTATCAAAGAAAAGAAATTAAAGATGTTACAGCATATTTACGTTTGATTTTAAATCCATCTGATGAAGAGGCCTTAAAACGTGTTATCAATTATCCTGCACGTGGTATTGGTCAAACAACCATAGATAGATTAATGGTTGCAGCTAATGAGTCTGGTAAAACTATTTTTGGATTATTAGAAAACATTGATAGTACAGATATAAATATAAATGGAGGTACAAAAAATAAGCTAAAAGACTTTGTCACGCTTATTAAAAGTTATCAGGTAATGAATCAAACAGCAAATGCTTTTGATTTAGCAGAGTATGTAACTAAAACTAGTGGTTTAATAAAAGAGTTTAATAAAGACAATACTCCAGAAGGTGTCACGCGTTTAGAGAATGTCGAAGAATTATTAAATGGTATAAAGGATTTTGTCGAAGGACAAATGGAAATTGCAGACTCTAAAGATGATTTAGCCGAGTTTTTAGAAGATATCGCATTAGCAACCGATCTTGATGGAGACAAAGGAGATCCAGATCATGTAGCGTTAATGACTATTCACTCTTCAAAAGGATTAGAGTTTAGTAATGTCTTTATCGTTGGTTTGGAAGAAGACTTGTTTCCAAGTGCAATGAGTATGAATACAAGAAGCGAGCTTGAAGAAGAGCGTCGTTTATTCTATGTAGCTTTAACCAGAGCAGAGAAAAAAGCATATCTAACCTATGCGTTATCGCGTTATCGTTGGGGAAAATTAGTAGACTCAGAACCAAGTAGATTTATTGAAGAAATTGACGATCAATTTTTAGACATTATAACACCAATAGAAGAGCGTCGCATTAACCCAATGCTGTCTGCAGATATCTTTGGCGACACACCACCTAATAAAGTAAGATTTAAAAAACCAATGCAACCTAAATTGAAGAAGAAAGACAAATCTAAGCCAGTAAATTTTGAAATTAGTGCTCCTAAAAAACTTAAAAAGGCTTCAGAAGTTAAGCCTTCAGCAGAAGCAAATCTGTTTGATGGAGATTTAGCAGTAGGTAATCGCGTTAAACATTTAAAATTTGGTAGAGGTGATGTTTTAAGTATCGAAGGTAAAGGTGGAGATGTTAAAGCTGAAATTGATTTTGAATTTGGAGGAAAGAAAAAGCTTTTACTACGTTTTGCAAAATTAGAGCTTATAGGATAA
- a CDS encoding L-threonylcarbamoyladenylate synthase yields the protein MADFIRIYEENPNPKEIKKVVNILKKGGLIIYPTDTVYGLGCDITNSKALERIARIKGVKLEKANFSFICHDLSNLSDYVKQIDSTTFKILKRALPGPYTFILPGSKTLPAAFKKKKEVGIRVPNNAIALEIVKALGNPIVSTSIRDDDTILEYTTDPELILEKWDNLVDLVIDGGYGGNQGSTIIDLSGEQPEIIREGKGSIEIF from the coding sequence ATGGCAGACTTTATCAGAATTTATGAAGAAAATCCAAATCCTAAGGAAATTAAAAAGGTAGTAAACATCCTTAAAAAAGGAGGTCTTATTATTTATCCCACAGATACGGTATATGGTTTAGGCTGCGATATTACTAACTCAAAAGCTTTAGAGCGTATCGCTAGGATTAAAGGTGTAAAGTTAGAAAAAGCTAATTTTTCTTTTATTTGTCATGACCTTAGTAATTTATCAGATTATGTAAAGCAAATTGATAGTACAACTTTTAAAATATTAAAACGTGCTCTGCCAGGACCATACACTTTTATTTTACCAGGATCCAAAACGTTGCCAGCAGCTTTTAAAAAGAAAAAGGAGGTAGGTATAAGAGTGCCAAATAACGCTATCGCATTAGAGATTGTTAAGGCATTAGGTAATCCAATTGTGTCCACATCAATCAGAGATGATGACACAATTTTAGAGTATACCACAGATCCTGAATTGATTTTAGAAAAATGGGACAACCTAGTAGATTTAGTTATTGATGGTGGTTATGGAGGTAACCAAGGATCAACAATTATTGATTTGTCAGGTGAACAACCTGAAATAATAAGGGAAGGAAAAGGTAGTATCGAGATTTTTTAG
- a CDS encoding flagellar motor protein MotB has translation MKKILLFSAGALLLLSSCVSKKEFAALEAKQKETQDLLNTATVKLNSCLADEAASAARLAELQARLADMKANNLALIESTKDMTMLTAQGAKNVEKSLESLKEKDLRITRLQDALTKKDSVTLALVTSLKKEVGLNDPDIEINVEKSVVFISLSDKLLFKSGSYNITTRANEILGKVATVINGKPNFEAMVEGHTDNVPYNKGGVLVDNWDLSVKRSTAIVRALQDLGVKPQQLIAAGRGDHLPLVSNDTAENRAINRRTKIYILPKIDQFYEMIETEMKSLSKEN, from the coding sequence ATGAAAAAAATCCTTTTATTTAGTGCAGGTGCACTACTATTATTAAGCTCTTGTGTGTCTAAAAAAGAATTTGCTGCATTAGAAGCAAAACAAAAAGAAACACAGGATTTATTAAACACAGCAACTGTTAAACTTAACTCTTGTTTAGCTGACGAAGCAGCATCTGCAGCGCGTTTAGCAGAATTACAAGCTCGTTTAGCAGACATGAAAGCAAATAATCTTGCATTGATTGAAAGCACAAAAGATATGACAATGTTAACCGCTCAAGGCGCTAAAAACGTTGAAAAATCTTTAGAAAGCTTAAAAGAAAAAGACTTAAGAATTACAAGATTACAAGATGCTTTAACTAAAAAAGATAGTGTAACACTAGCTTTAGTAACTAGCTTAAAGAAAGAAGTTGGATTAAACGATCCAGACATCGAAATCAATGTTGAAAAAAGCGTTGTTTTTATCTCTTTATCAGACAAGTTATTATTTAAGAGTGGAAGCTATAACATTACAACTAGAGCTAATGAAATCTTAGGAAAAGTAGCAACAGTTATTAATGGAAAGCCAAACTTTGAAGCAATGGTAGAAGGTCATACAGATAACGTACCATACAACAAAGGTGGTGTATTAGTTGACAACTGGGATTTAAGTGTTAAGCGTAGTACAGCTATTGTTAGAGCTTTACAAGACTTAGGTGTTAAACCTCAACAATTAATTGCAGCTGGACGTGGTGATCATTTACCTTTAGTATCAAATGATACTGCAGAAAACAGAGCAATCAACAGAAGAACTAAGATTTACATCTTACCTAAGATTGATCAATTTTACGAAATGATTGAAACTGAAATGAAAAGTTTATCTAAAGAGAACTAA
- a CDS encoding glycosyltransferase family 2 protein — MKIAVVILNWNGSALLEQFLPSVIAYSKDATIYVADNASTDNSVTFIKTNYPEVIIIQNSENGGYVKGYNDALPFVKEDIYCLLNSDIEVTPNWLVPILKTFKEQPETAIIQPKILDYKSKEKFEYAGAAGGYIDKYGYPYCRGRIFNTIEVDTNQYQNETIFWASGACLFIRQSTFKALQGFDESYFAHMEEIDLCWRAFNKGYLTKYINNSTVYHVGGATLNASSPKKTYLNFRNSLFTLTKNAKGYIALLIFVRLVLDGIAALKFLIEFKPNHLIAILKAHVSFYKHLPKLLKKRKAISQKTGYYQTKSIVYNYFVLNKKTFVK; from the coding sequence TTGAAAATAGCAGTCGTTATATTAAACTGGAATGGAAGCGCATTGCTTGAGCAATTTTTACCATCTGTTATTGCATACTCTAAAGATGCAACCATTTATGTGGCTGATAATGCGTCAACTGATAATTCTGTAACATTTATTAAAACAAACTATCCTGAGGTTATAATTATTCAAAACTCAGAAAATGGAGGCTATGTAAAAGGCTATAATGATGCTTTACCTTTTGTTAAAGAAGATATTTATTGCTTATTAAATAGCGATATTGAAGTTACGCCTAATTGGTTAGTCCCTATTTTAAAAACATTTAAAGAGCAACCTGAAACAGCCATTATACAACCTAAAATTTTAGATTACAAAAGCAAAGAAAAGTTTGAATACGCTGGTGCTGCTGGAGGTTATATAGATAAATATGGCTATCCATATTGTAGAGGTCGTATTTTTAATACAATTGAAGTTGATACCAATCAGTACCAAAACGAAACCATTTTTTGGGCATCAGGTGCTTGCTTATTTATTAGACAATCTACATTTAAGGCTTTACAAGGATTTGACGAATCCTATTTTGCCCATATGGAAGAAATTGATTTATGTTGGAGAGCGTTTAACAAGGGTTATTTAACCAAATACATTAATAATAGTACTGTGTATCACGTTGGTGGAGCAACCTTAAACGCAAGTAGTCCAAAAAAAACCTATCTAAATTTTAGAAACAGTTTGTTTACTTTAACTAAAAACGCCAAAGGATATATTGCATTATTAATTTTTGTAAGATTAGTACTTGATGGTATTGCTGCCTTAAAATTTTTAATAGAATTTAAGCCTAACCATTTAATAGCAATTTTAAAAGCACATGTATCTTTTTACAAACATTTACCTAAGCTACTAAAAAAACGAAAAGCAATCTCGCAAAAAACTGGCTATTACCAGACAAAATCAATAGTTTACAACTATTTTGTTTTAAATAAAAAAACCTTTGTCAAGTAA
- a CDS encoding type I restriction enzyme HsdR N-terminal domain-containing protein has protein sequence MQELNFPKFVFRFKNNENKVSIFDVIRKRFMVLQPEEWVRQHCVHYLIEVKKYPISLINVEKELKVNGLKKRYDIVIFNTDGSIHLIVECKAPKIEIKQNTFDQIARYNLALNATYLMVTNGINHYYCSMDFKAEQYHFLKDIPDYQEH, from the coding sequence ATGCAAGAGTTAAACTTTCCAAAGTTTGTGTTTCGATTCAAAAATAACGAAAATAAAGTATCTATTTTTGATGTTATACGTAAAAGATTTATGGTCTTACAACCTGAAGAATGGGTAAGACAACATTGTGTACATTACTTAATAGAAGTTAAAAAATATCCAATCTCTTTGATTAATGTCGAAAAAGAACTAAAAGTCAACGGTTTAAAAAAGCGTTATGACATTGTTATTTTTAATACTGACGGAAGCATACATTTAATTGTAGAATGTAAAGCGCCTAAAATAGAAATCAAACAAAACACTTTTGACCAAATAGCACGTTATAATTTGGCATTAAATGCAACCTATTTGATGGTAACAAATGGTATTAATCACTATTATTGCAGTATGGATTTTAAAGCAGAACAGTATCACTTTTTAAAAGACATACCAGATTATCAAGAACACTAG
- the holA gene encoding DNA polymerase III subunit delta gives MDEVKQLVTDIKNKQLKPIYLLMGEEAYYIDKISDYIEKTVLTEEERGFNQMVLYGRDISVDDIVSNAKRYPMMADRQVVIVKEAQDLSRTIDQLADYAKNPQPTTVLVICYKYKSVDKRKAVYKAIKKSGQVFESKKLYENQVPDWISRVLSPKGYSITPKASQMLVEFLGTDLSKLSNELNKLQIVLPRDTQITPDHIEENIGISKDYNNFELRKAIGAKNTAQAFKIVHYFAENPKDNPMVLTVSLLFSFFSQLLHLHGMSDKNPRSVASALRVNPYFVNEYIEASRNYPMRKVSQVIAILREFDGKSKGVDSNAVPQGDLLKEMLVKIMY, from the coding sequence TTGGACGAAGTCAAACAGTTAGTTACTGATATAAAAAATAAGCAGCTTAAACCTATCTATTTATTAATGGGTGAGGAGGCTTATTACATTGATAAAATCTCAGATTACATCGAAAAAACCGTTTTAACGGAAGAGGAGCGAGGCTTTAACCAAATGGTGTTATATGGTCGTGATATTAGCGTGGACGATATTGTAAGTAATGCTAAGCGTTACCCTATGATGGCAGATCGTCAAGTGGTGATTGTTAAAGAAGCTCAAGATTTATCTAGGACAATTGATCAATTAGCAGATTATGCCAAAAACCCACAACCTACAACGGTTTTAGTTATTTGTTATAAATACAAATCTGTAGACAAACGTAAAGCGGTTTACAAAGCTATTAAAAAGTCAGGTCAAGTTTTTGAAAGTAAAAAGCTTTACGAAAACCAAGTACCAGATTGGATAAGTCGTGTGTTGTCACCAAAAGGCTATTCTATAACTCCAAAAGCATCACAAATGTTAGTGGAGTTTTTAGGTACAGATTTGAGTAAATTAAGTAATGAGTTAAACAAACTACAAATAGTCTTACCAAGAGACACACAGATTACTCCTGACCATATCGAAGAAAATATAGGTATTAGTAAAGACTATAATAACTTTGAGTTACGTAAAGCTATTGGTGCAAAAAATACTGCTCAGGCTTTTAAAATTGTCCATTATTTTGCAGAAAACCCAAAGGATAATCCAATGGTCTTAACTGTATCTTTATTGTTTAGCTTTTTTTCTCAATTATTGCATTTACATGGAATGTCTGATAAAAACCCTCGAAGTGTAGCCTCTGCATTGCGTGTTAATCCTTATTTTGTAAACGAATATATAGAGGCTTCACGCAATTACCCAATGCGAAAAGTTAGTCAAGTTATTGCTATTTTACGCGAGTTTGATGGTAAAAGTAAAGGTGTTGATAGTAATGCTGTGCCACAAGGTGATTTGCTTAAAGAGATGTTAGTTAAGATTATGTACTAA
- a CDS encoding cupin domain-containing protein, translating into MKPYYIIAIVLLSFSCKTVQTLPDPLAAGWEGHKVCKVLQDTKKQRILKCTFPPNVGHEKHYHKPHFGYTLAGSTFQITDATGTRTIPVKTGVTWSKSEISQHQVLNVGDSTAIYLIIEPK; encoded by the coding sequence ATGAAACCATATTATATAATCGCAATAGTGCTTTTAAGCTTTTCTTGTAAAACTGTACAAACACTTCCAGATCCATTAGCAGCAGGTTGGGAAGGACATAAAGTGTGCAAAGTATTACAAGACACAAAAAAACAGCGCATATTAAAATGTACGTTTCCACCTAATGTTGGTCATGAGAAGCACTATCATAAACCACATTTTGGTTATACCTTAGCAGGAAGCACTTTTCAAATAACAGATGCTACAGGTACACGTACTATTCCTGTAAAAACAGGAGTGACTTGGTCTAAATCTGAAATTAGCCAGCATCAAGTACTAAATGTTGGAGATAGTACTGCAATATATTTAATTATAGAACCCAAATAG
- a CDS encoding type 1 glutamine amidotransferase domain-containing protein codes for MENLERKKVAILATNGFEESELKEPMNALKEAGADVHIVSEKSGQIKGWADGNWSNSYDVDKTLDQVSQDDYNALVLPGGVINPDTLRRNEDAIRFIKSFFANKKPVAAICHAPWLLAEAGVLQGRKVTSFSSIKRDLVNAGAMWEDSEVVVDEGLVTSRNPNDLPAFNKKLIEEVYEGKHNMQTA; via the coding sequence ATGGAAAACTTAGAGAGAAAGAAAGTTGCAATTTTAGCAACCAATGGATTTGAAGAAAGTGAATTAAAAGAACCAATGAATGCTTTAAAAGAAGCAGGAGCTGATGTACATATCGTCTCTGAAAAATCAGGACAAATAAAAGGTTGGGCAGACGGAAACTGGAGTAACAGTTATGATGTAGATAAAACCTTAGATCAAGTGTCTCAAGACGATTATAATGCACTAGTATTACCAGGAGGAGTCATTAATCCTGATACTTTAAGAAGAAATGAAGATGCAATTAGATTTATTAAATCGTTTTTTGCTAATAAAAAACCAGTAGCAGCTATTTGCCATGCACCTTGGTTGTTAGCCGAAGCAGGTGTATTGCAAGGACGTAAAGTAACATCATTTAGCTCTATTAAAAGAGATTTAGTAAATGCAGGAGCCATGTGGGAAGATAGCGAAGTTGTGGTAGATGAAGGATTAGTCACAAGTCGTAATCCAAACGATTTGCCAGCTTTTAATAAAAAATTAATAGAAGAAGTTTACGAGGGTAAACACAATATGCAAACTGCATAA
- a CDS encoding DUF202 domain-containing protein, with translation MIEQTDLTTRDWLAIERTKLANERTFLAYFRTFLVILGTGITILKLDLLADLKTYGIILIAIAPIILIIGIVRLYVVKRTIKKHYKI, from the coding sequence ATGATAGAACAAACCGATTTAACAACACGCGATTGGCTAGCTATTGAGCGTACCAAATTAGCCAACGAACGTACTTTTTTGGCTTATTTTAGAACTTTTTTAGTTATTTTAGGTACAGGAATTACTATACTTAAATTAGATTTACTAGCAGATTTAAAAACGTATGGTATCATATTAATAGCAATAGCTCCTATTATTTTAATAATAGGTATTGTACGCCTATATGTAGTCAAACGCACTATAAAAAAACACTATAAAATTTAA